In Humulus lupulus chromosome 6, drHumLupu1.1, whole genome shotgun sequence, a single genomic region encodes these proteins:
- the LOC133785251 gene encoding probable inactive receptor kinase At2g26730: protein MQTWRGLNLFLMGMIVGVVFLRMTTVLGGESSEFESLIWFLRAVDPQNMLRLGQDASRKNPCLDKWKGVKCNIKGTTILEIRLENSNLSGVLDANSLCMLPNLRVLSLAENRIQGHIPNAILYCRKLTYLNLSSNLLSGKIPSNLARMKYLRKWDISKNHFEGMIPIFEGEFKKLNKFSMKAYNRASYQEELKDQTNVSPESPQRYNSQKKSWLRKSQNWIPLVIGLFLFTLVTYLAGKKASELARDKAILKSLQDSPTKTPQAKTIEEVKPEGILSELVFFVEEEERFTLEDLLEATADLRSQTFCRSLYNVILKNNEEYSVTRLKKLQVSFEDFCQIMRQIGDVKHPNILPLVGYSFTPEDKLLIYKYQNKGSLLNLFEDYIESKRDFPLRLRLSIAGGIARGLNFIFQTTNDHETLLHHGNLKLSNILLDDNDEPLISEFGHSRFLDPKGAGICSSKGYTAPEKSVSEKGDVYSFGVILLELLTGKPVEKTGIDLPKWVNAMIREEWTGEVFDRELAKAATHWAFILLNIALKCVSNLPENRPTMEEVLEKIEEVMYAEQDHTMSPLSSHECHQDTCLLHSIIPETWDTPGSNY from the exons atgCAGACATGGAGAGGATTGAATCTGTTTTTGATGGGGATGATTGTTGGAGTCGTTTTCCTTCGAATGACAACTGTTTTAGGAGGTGAGTCGTCTGAATTTGAATCGTTGATTTGGTTTCTTAGAGCTGTTGATCCTCAAAACATGTTAAGATTAGGCCAGGATGCATCAAGGAAAAATCCATGCTTGGATAAGTGGAAGGGTGTGAAGTGCAACATAAAAGGTACCACCATACTTGAGATTAGGCTTGAAAACTCAAATCTTAGTGGTGTACTTGATGCAAATTCATTATGCATGCTTCCAAATCTTCGAGTTCTAAGCTTAGCCGAAAACCGAATTCAAGGACATATTCCAAACGCCATATTGTACTGCAGGAAGTTGACCTATTTAAATCTAAGCAGCAATCTTCTAAGTGGAAAGATTCCAAGTAATCTAGCCAGAATGAAATATCTTAGGAAATGGGACATCTCCAAGAATCATTTTGAGGGTATGATTCCAATTTTCGAAGGAGAATTCAAGAAGCTGAATAAGTTTTCGATGAAAGCATATAATAGAGCTTCGTATCAGGAAGAGTTAAAGGATCAAACTAATGTGTCCCCAGAGAGTCCACAAAGGTACAATTCTCAGAAAAAGAGTTGGCTTAGGAAATCACAAAACTGGATACCGTTAGTTATTGGACTCTTTTTGTTCACGTTGGTGACATACTTGGCGGGCAAGAAGGCATCAGAGTTGGCAAGAGACAAGGCAATTCTGAAGTCTCTTCAAGACTCTCCAACTAAAACCCCTCAAGCTAAGACAATAGAAGAAGTGAAGCCAGAAGGAATACTATCTGAGCTTGTCTTTTTTGTTGAAGAGGAAGAGAGGTTCACGTTGGAGGATCTTCTTGAAGCCACAGCTGATTTAAGAAGTCAGACATTTTGTAGAAGTTTATACAATGTAATACTCAAGAACAATGAGGAGTATTCAGTCACGAGATTGAAGAAATTGCAGGTTTCCTTTGAGGATTTTTGCCAAATTATGAGACAGATTGGAGATGTGAAGCATCCAAACATTTTACCTCTTGTTGGTTATAGTTTTACTCCTGAAGATAAACTCCTAATCTACAAGTATCAAAACAAAGGGAGTCTGCTAAACCTGTTTGAAG ATTATATTGAAAGTAAGAGGGATTTCCCATTGAGGCTTCGTTTATCCATAGCAGGAGGAATTGCAAGGGGTTTGAACTTCATATTTCAAACTACTAATGACCATGAGACACTACTACATCATGGAAATCTTAAACTTTCAAATATTCTGTTGGATGATAATGATGAACCACTCATAAGCGAATTCGGACACTCAAGATTTCTAGACCCCAAGGGAGCCGGCATATGTTCCTCCAAAGGCTACACAGCTCCTGAGAAAAGTGTCTCTGAAAAAGGAGATGTGTATAGCTTTGGAGTGATACTCTTGGAGCTACTCACAGGAAAACCAGTAGAGAAAACTGGTATAGACCTTCCTAAATGGGTGAATGCCATGATAAGGGAGGAGTGGACTGGAGAGGTGTTTGATAGGGAATTAGCTAAGGCTGCAACTCATTGGGCTTTCATTTTGCTCAATATTGCTCTCAAGTGTGTCTCAAACTTACCCGAAAACCGCCCTACTATGGAAGAAGTTTTGGAGAAGATTGAAGAGGTTATGTATGCAGAACAAGACCATACCATGTCGCCATTGTCTTCTCATGAATGTCACCAGGATACTTGTCTTCTACATAGCATCATACCTGAGACATGGGACACTCCTGGATCAAATTATTGA